A stretch of Balaenoptera ricei isolate mBalRic1 chromosome 9, mBalRic1.hap2, whole genome shotgun sequence DNA encodes these proteins:
- the LOC132371289 gene encoding calaxin-like gives MARWKRCIGQVKKSEVECLIRIFHSLVERADVRLDNTGLDRNTFRAILHSIFGMTDDMLMNRVFFAFDKDNDNYINVKECVKRLSVFLRGTFEEKLKFCFEVYYFNGDGYISRGKMLDILNSLHQQSPEEETDEGINELVDITLKKMDYDSNGKVSFADFEKAVKEDKLLSVWTMFTRSKGTVPAAKLVEGKFQRIRKETLARHLPL, from the exons taaaaaaaagtgAAGTAGAGTGTCTCATAAGAATTTTTCACAGCTTGGTGGAAAGAGCTGATGTAAGACTCGATAACACTGGACTAGATCGTAACACATTTCGAGCCATCCTGCACAGCATATTTGGAATGACTGATGATATGCTAATGAATAG agtattttttgCATTTGACAAAGACAATGATAACTACATAAATGTGAAAGAGTGTGTTAAACGATTATCAGTGTTTCTTCGAGGGACTTTTGAAGAAAAGCTGAAGT TCTGTTTTGAAGTTTATTATTTCAATGGTGATGGTTACATTTCTCGAGGGAAAATGTTGGACATATTGAACAGTCTACACCAACAGTCACCTGAAGAAGAGACTGATGAAGGAATAAACGAGTTGGTGGATATAACactgaagaaaatg GATTATGACAGCAATGGCAAGGTATCTTTTGCAGACTTTGAAAAAGCAGTGAAAGAAGATAAACTTTTAAGTGTTTGGACCATGTTTACCAGAAGCAAAGGTACAGTGCCAGCAGCCAAATTGGTTGAGGGAAAATTTCAAAGGATCAGAAAAGAAACACTTGCTAGACACTTACCTCTGTAG
- the RBM48 gene encoding RNA-binding protein 48 → MASSGGDLGGVFEHHVQKAVCDSRAKYREGRRPRAVKVYTVNLESRYLLIQGVPAVGAMKELVERCALYGAIEQYNALDEYPAEDFTEVYLIKFLNLQSARIAKRKMDEQSFFGGLLHVCYAPEFETVEETRKKLQERNAYVARTTKNKDHYMTKKHKDTKDFRQDFHSKTSGFPAASLNTSTGNSDLCLPYSCELPLCYFSPKCTCSSGEHVDRASNSSQDGRNHDETLERCNHYDSLQKMQMKTLKNSVAFPGAQKAITPSEAVDRFMPRTTQLQERKRRREDDCKHGTLLEASTSSNEVMIGPQLPDIPKVDMHDDSLNTTASLIRNKLKEVISSVPKPPEDKLEDVRGSHPLKQRRRI, encoded by the exons ATGGCGTCGAGTGGCGGGGATCTTGGGGGCGTATTCGAGCACCACGTCCAAAAGGCTGTGTGCGACTCGCGGGCCAAGTATCGGGAGGGGCGACGGCCTCGCGCTGTCAAG gtatatacaGTCAATTTGGAATCTCGGTACTTATTAATACAAGGagttcctgcagtgggagcgaTGAAGGAATTAGTTGAGCGATGTGCTTTATATGGTGCAATTGAACAGTATAATGCTCTAGACGAATACCCAGCAGAAGACTTTACAGAAGTTTATCTTATTAAATTTCTTAATTTACAAAGTGCAAG GATAgccaagagaaaaatggatgaacaaaGTTTCTTTGGTGGATTGCTTCATGTGTGCTATGCTCCAGAATTTGAGACAGttgaagaaaccagaaaaaaattacaagagagGAATGCTTATGTAGCAAGAACTACTAAAAACAAAG ATCATTACATGACAAAGAAGCATAAAGATACAAAAGATTTTAGACAGGACTTCCATTCGAAGACCTCTGGATTTCCTGCAGCCTCTTTGAACACATCTACTGGGAACTCAGACCTTTGTCTTCCTTATTCTTGTGAGTTGCCTTTGTGCTATTTCTCCCCCAAATGTACATGTTCATCAGGAGAACATGTGGACAGAGCATCAAACTCCTCTCAGGATGGTAGAAACCATGATGAAACACTGGAGCGTTGTAACCACTATGACTCTCTGCAGAAAATGCAGatgaaaactttgaaaaattcAGTGGCCTTCCCTGGTGCACAGAAGGCTATTACTCCTTCAGAGGCAGTTGACAGATTTATGCCTAGGACAACACAACTGCAGGAGcggaaaagaagaagagaagatgaTTGTAAACATGGTACTCTTCTTGAAGCAAGTACAAGTAGTAATGAGGTTATGATTGGCCCTCAGTTACCAGACATTCCTAAAGTGGACATGCATGATGACTCGTTGAATACAACAGCGAGTTTAATTCGGAATAAACTTAAAGAG gtaaTTTCATCTGTGCCGAAGCCTCCAGAGGACAAGCTGGAAGATGTGCGTGGAAGTCatcctttaaaacaaagaagaagaatataa